From the genome of Mustelus asterias chromosome 7, sMusAst1.hap1.1, whole genome shotgun sequence, one region includes:
- the kbtbd2 gene encoding kelch repeat and BTB domain-containing protein 2 isoform X2, whose product MVENVSQRCREYLIKKINAENCVRLLSFADLYSCEELKISAKRMVEHKFTAVYHQDAFLQLSHDLLIDILSSDNLNVEKEETVREAAMVWLEYDTESRSQYLSSVLGQIRIDALSEVTQRAWFQGLPPNDKSVVVQGLYKSMPKFFKPRLGMTKEEMLIFTEASSESPRSSFCAVCYSPQAEKVYKLCNPPGDLQRVGTLVTPDNDIYIAGGQVPLKTSITNNSKASKLQAAYRPVNCFYLFDAQQNTWVPKTPMLCTRNRPSLVCCEGYIYAIGGDNVGGEMNKRTVERYDCETDEWTLVNPLPCAWQWNAAVAVEDYIYVMAHNLTFCYCPRTDSWVEMAARQTSRCFASAAAFGDKIFYIGGLHIGNNSGIRIPSSTVDGSSVTVEVYDVIKNEWKIATNIPAKRYSDPCVRAVVVLNCLCVFMRDTHMNEKPKYAIYQYNMELDQWILRQSISERVLWDLGKDFRCTMGKLYPSCLEESLWKPPPSLFSQDGADEFELDGEMVTLPLNS is encoded by the exons atg GTGGAAAACGTATCTCAACGTTGTCGAGAATATTTAATAAAGAAAATTAATGCTGAGAACTGCGTCCGATTACTGAGCTTTGCGGACTTGTACAGCTGTGAAGAGCTGAAAATAAGTGCAAAACGAATGGTGGAGCACAAATTTACTGCTGTTTACCATCAAGATGCTTTTTTGCAGCTTTCACATGACCTTCTGATAGATATCCTCAGCAGTGACAATTTAAATGTGGAGAAGGAAGAGACAGTACGTGAAGCTGCTATGGTGTGGCTTGAATATGACACTGAATCACGATCTCAGTATCTATCTTCAGTCCTTGGCCAAATAAGAATTGATGCACTTTCTGAGGTCACACAGAGGGCTTGGTTTCAAGGCTTACCACCTAACGATAAGTCTGTGGTGGTGCAAGGTCTGTACAAATCTATGCCAAAATTTTTCAAACCTAGACTTGGTATGACTAAAGAAGAGATGTTAATATTCACTGAAGCATCTAGTGAAAGTCCTCGTTCTTCCTTTTGTGCTGTTTGCTACAGCCCTCAGGCAGAGAAAGTGTACAAACTCTGTAACCCACCTGGAGATTTGCAGAGAGTAGGGACACTTGTTACTCCTGACAATGATATTTACATTGCAGGTGGGCAGGTACCTTTAAAAACTTCTATCACCAATAATAGTAAGGCAAGTAAGCTTCAAGCTGCATATAGACCTGTGAACTGTTTCTACCTGTTTGATGCTCAACAGAACACGTGGGTTCCAAAGACTCCAATGTTATGCACTCGCAACCGACCTTCATTGGTTTGTTGTGAAGGATATATCTATGCAATTGGAGGGGACAATGTTGGTGGGGAAATGAACAAACGGACCGTGGAAAGGTATGATTGTGAAACAGATGAATGGACTTTAGTGAATCCTTTGCCTTGTGCTTGGCAGTGGAATGCAGCAGTAGCAGTGGAAGACTACATTTATGTTATGGCACACAATCTAACATTTTGCTACTGTCCACGTACTGACTCATGGGTTGAAATGGCTGCACGTCAAACAAGCAGGTGTTTTGCCTCAGCTGCAGCTTTTGGAGACAAAATCTTCTACATTGGTGGTTTGCATATTGGAAATAACTCAGGCATCCGAATACCTTCAAGCACTGTTGATGGTTCCTCTGTAACTGTCGAAGTATATGATGTGATCAAAAATGAGTGGAAGATAGCAACTAATATCCCTGCAAAGCGCTACTCTGACCCCTGTGTAAGAGCAGTGGTGGTCTTgaactgtctgtgtgtgttcatGAGAGACACTCACATGAATGAAAAACCCAAGTATGCAATCTATCAGTACAATATGGAGCTGGACCAGTGGATCCTGCGTCAGTCTATTTCAGAACGAGTCCTTTGGGACCTTGGCAAAGATTTTCGGTGCACTATGGGCAAACTTTATCCCTCGTGTCTGGAAGAATCTCTATGGAAGCCTCCACCTTCTCTGTTCTCACAAGATGGAGCAGATGAGTTTGAGTTGGATGGAGAGATGGTTACTTTGCCATTGAATAGTTAG